Proteins encoded within one genomic window of Acomys russatus chromosome 5, mAcoRus1.1, whole genome shotgun sequence:
- the Best1 gene encoding LOW QUALITY PROTEIN: bestrophin-1 (The sequence of the model RefSeq protein was modified relative to this genomic sequence to represent the inferred CDS: deleted 1 base in 1 codon) — translation MTITYTNKVADARLGSFSCLLLCWRGSIYKLLYGEFLIFMFLYYAIRGVYRMALSDEQQLLFEKLALYCDNYIQLIPISFVLGFYVTLVVSRWWSQYESLPWPDRLMSQVSGFVEGKDKQGRLLRRTLIRYVILGQVLILRSVSTAVYKRFPSLRHLVQAGFMTPGEYKHLQKSGLPHNTYWVPWVWFSNLSMKAYVGGRIRNSVLLQSLINEMCTLRTQCGQLYAYDWISIPLVYTQVVTVAVYSFFLACLVGRQFLNPAKNYPGHEMDLVVPVFTILQFLFYMGWLKVAEQLINPFGEDDDDFETNWIIDRNLQVSLLSVDEMHQDLPPMERDMYWNEVEPQPPYTAASAQSRRPSFLGSTFNISLQKEDMEFQPNEDDDDDKANNHNDIIGRFLGLQSHDHHPPRTDSQTKLLWSPKEAHHKNARKNPRDQEDNAWKLKGLDVFRATPLFERPGYHSAPQTPLSHTTMVFPPEQSAPSKLYLVTGDEASAEHQEVGQMKKKTVEFNLNIPESPTEQPREPHLDQLSTNIHTILKERVEPPPNLETRFVCPTPLIPVLSLPIIPHNFPRFRSC, via the exons ATGACTATCACCTACACAAACAAAGTAGCCGACGCCCGCCTCGGttccttttcctgcctcctcctgtgcTGGCGTGGCAGCATCTACAAGCTGCTGTATGGAGAATTTCTCATCTTCATGTTCCTCTACTATGCCATCCGCGGAGTCTATAG AATGGCTCTCTCGGATGAACAGCAGCTGCTCTTTGAGAAGCTGGCTCTGTACTGCGACAACTACATTCAGCTCATCCCTATATCCTTTGTTCTGG GTTTCTATGTGACATTGGTGGTGAGCCGCTGGTGGAGCCAGTACGAGAGCTTGCCGTGGCCCGACCGCCTAATGAGCCAGGTGTCCGGCTTCGTGGAGGGAAAGGACAAGCAAGGCCGGCTGCTGCGGCGCACGCTCATCCGCTATGTCATCCTGGGCCAAGTGCTCATCCTGCGCAGCGTCAGCACTGCTGTCTACAAGCGCTTTCCCAGTCTTCGTCACCTGGTGCAAGCGG GCTTTATGACCCCTGGGGAGTATAAGCATTTGCAGAAGTCGGGCCTACCACACAACACATACTGGGTGCCCTGGGTGTGGTTTAGCAACCTGTCGATGAAGGCCTATGTTGGAGGTCGAATCCGGAACTCTGTCCTGCTTCAGAGCCTGATAAAC GAGATGTGCACCTTGCGCACTCAGTGTGGACAGTTGTATGCCTACGACTGGATCAGTATCCCACTGGTATACACACAG gtgGTGACAGTGGCTGTATACAGCTTTTTCCTTGCGTGCTTGGTCGGGCGGCAGTTTCTGAACCCAGCCAAGAACTACCCAGGCCATGAGATGGACCTCGTGGTGCCTGTCTTCACAATCCTGCAGTTCTTATTCTACATGGGCTGGCTGAAA GTGGCTGAGCAGCTCATCAACCCCTTcggtgaggatgatgatgattttgagaCCAACTGGATCATTGACAGGAACCTGCAg GTGTCCCTGTTGTCTGTGGATGAGATGCACCAGGACTTGCCTCCCATGGAGCGTGACATGTACTGGAATGAGGTAGAGCCTCAGCCACCCTACACGGCGGCCTCTGCCCAGTCTCGTCGGCCTTCCTTCTTGGGCTCCACCTTTAACATCAG CCTTCAGAAAGAAGACATGGAGTTTCAACCGAATGAAGATGACGACGATGATAAGGCGAACAATCACAATGACATCATTGGACGCTTCCTGGGCCTACAGTCCCATGACCACCATCCTCCCAGGACAGACTCACAGACCAAACTATTGTGGTCCCCAAAAGAAGCCCACCATAAGAATGCCAGGAAGAACCCTAGGGACCAGGAAGATAATGCCTGGAAACTTAAGGGTCTGGATGTCTTCAGGGCTACTCCACTGTTTGAGAGGCCAGGCTACCACAGTGCCCCACAGACACCCCTCAGCCACACTACTATGGTCTTCCCTCCTGAGCAGTCAGCACCCTCCAAGCTTTACTTAGTCACAG GTGATGAGGCTTCCGCAGAGCACCAAGAGGTTGgtcaaatgaagaagaaaactgtGGAGTTTAACTTGAACATTCCAGAGAGCCCCACAGAACAACCTAGAGAACCCCACTTGGACCAG TTGTCAACCAACATACACACTATACTGAAGGAGCGTGTAGAGCCCCCTCCCAACTTGGAAACCAGGTTTGTATGCCCCACACCCTTGATTCCAGTTCTGAGTCTACCCATCATACCCCACAATTTCCCAAGATTCCGTTCTTGCTGA